A DNA window from Coffea arabica cultivar ET-39 chromosome 6c, Coffea Arabica ET-39 HiFi, whole genome shotgun sequence contains the following coding sequences:
- the LOC113693104 gene encoding uncharacterized protein: protein MKRQNATKKQKRVAIKPIPSDFQRLQEVRQPVTLREFIPNGYLSDDTDDFTSCNVVKAENPQVIQIGTEFEKKLKVDDKPPVDCATIIIFYDDDLTVEFKTHNRPLFVSAYIREQKMSRVLIDGGSAVNIMSVRSMKELGISSDELSQSRLMIQGFNQGGQRAIGLIRLELLIGELSSNGIVKKVTADDKPFTEAETHFADAKFYLHKEAKRKESVREESQDFKVPILRYTPRSKREEGQSSFIRNDTLNVPLTKIEPVKIEKVSLQGFVRPKEEPTVEHCSLPTNRTQEGFDPDAYRLLAKAGYNPNEKNTLGKLPPEVTGERTHGLTPTQKILKERGYNVESSSMGLGYQPPSPVRIMIKRASCNYVNEEMEVTSRKRSVFDRLGNKSKRTSVFDRLGPQPKNLKSPVYERLGSKKQEYQIVREESFTPIKKNRPRKRVSNFFMHYGDLFNVRIETIFEEQGQESTASCHHITISDLEEEEENADDAPAELEQGVKNTVDELKEINLGTSDDPRPIYINSCMTPEEEKEVAVHNLSVKRGTKPVKQTQRRFRPELIPLIENEINRLIEDGFIREVKYPTWISSIVPVRKKNGQIRVCVDFRDLNETCPKDNFPLPITELTVDATTGHEALSFLDGSSGYNQIRMAPENEELTAFRTPKKIYCYKVMPFGLKNAGATYQRTMQRIFDDMLHRNVECYVDDLVVKSKKREDHIQDLRRVFQRLRRYQLKMNHLKCAFGVTSGKFLGFIVHQRGIEVDRSKIDAIVNMPEPRNIHELKIFQGKLAYIRRFISNLAGRYQPFSRLMKKEVPFEWDESCRNAFTSIKAYLMNPPVLAAPIPGKSLILYISAQERSVGALLAQENNEGKENALYYLSRMMTSNELNYASIEKLCLTLIFVIQKLKHYFHAHTIRLISKSNPIKYVMAKPVLSDRLARWYLQFQQFEIIYVPAKVVKGQILADFLADHPLPAEWELTDELPDEEVFMVELPWSMYFDGAAHRDGAGAGVVFYTPEADILPYSFTLTRRCSNNVAEYQALILGLETAVDMKQLHLRVYGDSKLVVNQLLGVYDVKKPELIPYYKYARQLMGYLGNVTIEHIPRNFNQQADSLARVASMITLPSHRNQISICQNWVIPPMFDEGNDSEEENTYHIFVHEIEKEDWRHLIINYLNHGKLPEDPKKMVDIRRRAPRFIYYKGTLYRKSFDGVFLRCLGEDEAM from the exons ATGAAAAGACAAAAtgcaacaaagaaacaaaagagagTGGCCATAAAACCAATTCCTTCAGATTTTCAGCGCCTTCAAGAGGTTCGGCAGCCCGTGACACTGAGAGAATTTATACCCAATGGGTATTTAAGTGACGATACCGATGATTTCACTTCTTGTAATGTCGTCAAAGCTGAAAATCCTCAAGTCATACAAATTGGCactgaatttgagaaaaaactCAAAGTCGATGATAAACCACCGGTGGATTGTGCAACGATCatcattttttatgatgatGATTTAACTGTTGAGTTCAAGACCCACAATCGACCTTTGTTTGTTAGTGCATATATTCGAGAACAAAAGATGAGTCGGGTACTCATTGATGGGGGATCTGCTGTCAATATCATGTCCGTACGTTCTATGAAAGAGTTAGGAATCTCAAGTGATGAACTCTCCCAGAGCCGCCTCATGATCCAAGGATTTAATCAAGGGGGGCAAAGAGCAATTGGTCTCATAAGGCTTGAATTGCTCATTGGCGAGTTGTCTTCAA ATGGTATTGTTAAGAAAGTTACTGCTGATGACAAACCTTTCACGGAAGCCGAAACTCACTTTGCCGATGCCAAATTTTATCTTCacaaagaagcaaaaagaaaggaatcaGTAAGGGAAGAAAGTCAAGATTTCAAAGTACCAATTTTGCGGTATACTCCAAGATCAAAGAGAGAAGAAGGTCAGTCTTCTTTTATCAGAAATGACACATTAAATGTTCCGCTCACCAAGATAGAGCCTGTTAAAATTGAGAAGGTGAGCTTGCAAGGGTTTGTTCGTCCCAAAGAAGAACCGACAGTGGAACATTGCTCGCTACCAACTAATCGGACTCAAGAAGGTTTTGATCCAGACGCCTATAGACTTCTTGCTAAGGCGGGTTATAACCCAAATGAGAAGAATACATTGGGCAAACTCCCTCCTGAAGTGACTGGCGAGAGGACTCACGGATTGACACCTACGCAGAAAATATTGAAAGAAAGGGGCTATAATGTTGAAAGTTCATCGATGGGTCTTGGCTATCAACCGCCCTCTCCTGTTCGTATAATGATCAAAAGAGCGAGTTGTAACTATGTGAACGAAGAAATGGAGGTCACAAGCCGAAAGAGATCTGTGTTCGACCGATTGGGAAATAAGTCAAAACGTACTTCTGTGTTTGACAGACTTGGCCCGCAGCCGAAAAATCTGAAGTCGCCCGTCTATGAGAGATTAGGCAGTAAGAAACAAGAGTACCAAATTGTCAGGGAAGAAAGTTTCACTCCAATAAAGAAGAACAGACCAAGAAAGCGAGTCTCCAATTTCTTCATGCACTATGGagacttattcaatgtaagaatTGAAACCATTTTTGAAGAACAGGGTCAAGAAAGTACGGCTTCCTGTCACCATATTACGATCAGTGatcttgaagaagaagaagaaaatgcagaTGACGCTCCCGCTGAACTTGAACAAGGGGTAAAAAATACGGTTGATGAGCTAAAAGAGATTAACCTTGGCACAAGCGACGATCCTCGCCCAATTTACATAAACTCTTGTATGActcctgaagaagaaaaaga GGTCGCCGTTCATAATTTGTCCGTCAAGCGAGGAACAAAACCTGTCAAGCAAACGCAAAGGCGTTTTCGGCCCGAATTGATTCCTCTGATAGAAAATGAGATAAATCGATTGATTGAAGACGGATTCATACGAGAAGTAAAATATCCAACATGGATTTCAAGCATCGTCCCTGTAAGGAAGAAGAATGGGCAAATTCGAGTTTGTGTTGACTTTCGAGACTTAAACGAGACTTGCCCCAAAGACAATTTTCCTCTCCCCATCACAGAATTGACGGTAGATGCTACAACCGGGCATGAAGCACTATCTTTTCTCGATGGATCGTCTGGCTACAATCAAATACGTATGGCGCCCGAGAATGAGGAGCTAACTGCCTTCCGCACTCCCAAGAAAATTTATTGCTATAAAGTAATGCCGTTTGGCTTGAAAAATGCTGGAGCGACATATCAAAGGACAATGCAAAGAATATTTGATGATATGCTCCATAGAAATGTGGAGTGCTACGTTGATGACCTtgtggtgaaatcaaagaagcgAGAGGATCATATTCAAGACCTTCGAAGAGTTTTCCAACGCCTTCGGAGATACCAATTAAAGATGAATCATTTGAAGTGCGCATTCGGAGTCACTTCTGGCAAATTTCTTGGTTTCATCGTTCATCAACGGGGAATAGAAGTCGATCGATCTAAAATTGATGCAATTGTGAACATGCCTGAACCGCGAAATATTCATGAATTGAAGATCTTTCAAGGGAAGTTGGCATATATCCGGAGGTTTATCTCTAATTTGGCCGGGCGATACCAACCTTTTAGTAGACTGATGAAGAAAGAGGTACCTTTCGAGTGGGATGAATCGTGTAGGAATGCTTTTACAAGCATCAAGGCGTATCTCATGAATCCCCCAGTGCTGGCTGCGCCCATTCCAGGAAAATCATTGATTCTTTATATTTCCGCTCAAGAACGGTCGGTTGGGGCCTTACTTGCTCAAGAAAACAATGAAGGTAAGGAGAATGCACTGTATTACTTGAGTCGGATGATGACATCTAATGAGTTGAACTACGCATCCATCGAGAAGTTGTGTTTGACACTTATATTTGTCATTCAGAAGTTGAAGCATTATTTTCATGCACATACTATTCGTCTCATATCTAAGTCCAATCCCATTAAATATGTCATGGCAAAACCTGTACTATCTGATCGGCTCGCGAGATGGTACCTCCAGTTTCaacaatttgaaattatttacgTACCTGCGAAGGTTGTCAAAGGACAAATATTGGCAGACTTTTTAGCCGATCATCCCCTACCTGCCGAGTGGGAGTTGACTGATGAACTTCCCGATGAAGAAGTGTTTATGGTCGAATTGCCGTGGTCAATGTATTTCGATGGAGCTGCCCACCGTGATGGAGCTGGTGCGGGAGTTGTCTTTTATACTCCTGAAGCAGATATATTGCCATACTCTTTCACTTTAACACGCCGGTGTTCCAACAATGTGGCTGAATATCAGGCGTTGATTCTCGGTCTTGAAACGGCTGTAGACATGAAGCAGTTGCATCTTAGAGTCTACGGTGATTCAAAATTGGTGGTAAATCAACTCCTTGGTGTTTATGATGTCAAGAAACCTGAATTGATCCCATATTACAAGTATGCAAGGCAACTCATGGGATATTTAGGTAATGTCACTATAGAACATATCCCTAGAAATTTCAACCAACAAGCTGATTCTTTGGCAAGGGTGGCGTCCATGATCACTCTACCTTCTCATCGAAATCAGATTTCAATATGTCAAAATTGGGTCATACCTCCGATGTTTGATGAAGGTAATGATAGTGAAGAAGAAAATacttatcatatttttgtccaTGAGATCGAAAAGGAGGATTGGCGTCACCTCATCATTAATTATCTTAATCATGGAAAGTTACCAGAAGATCCtaagaaaatggttgatatacgTCGTCGAGCACCACGTTTCATTTACTACAAAGGGACGCTTTACCGAAAGTCATTCGATGGGGTGTTTCTACGATgtcttggagaagatgaggccaTGTAA
- the LOC113693792 gene encoding uncharacterized protein isoform X1 — MKKRPFSVVCDAHLRRKSGAGGTATLSFLSPTNSTLIQNAQSASSSAASHAYSTGSTISNHHPKSDSSVRSGSRGLRSNIDSISNLDEALGFYKQMARMRPLPSVAHFNRLLGRIVKMKQYLVVLSLYRDEAELGCIPLDEYALNIVINCYCFLGKVHFGFSIFGGFFKRGILPNTATFNTLLKGLFWEHKIHEAQGLFKKIIYEKLCVPNKITYGTVIDGLSKAGNTSMAIQVLRFMEKGGRCRPDTVAYSTIIDGLCKDKMMDQALSLLHEMIEKGIAPDVITYNCLVRGLCNLSKWKDVEKLLTEMKAYNIVPNVITFSILIDALCKEGQLEGAEEVLKIMIEQNQKPDNATYSALMDGYCLQGRMDEAKIVFDKMAASGLNPDVQSHSILINGYMKKMKVEAAMSLFQEIRHKGLTPNVATYNTVLQGLFSVRRYLTAVEAFDEMRAAGIKPDFYTYCVLLNGLCKNSHVEEALQFLHKMEVDGVDCHITMYNIVLDGLCKCGKLDSARHLFYGLSSKGLDPNVSTYSTMINGLFSEGFLQEAKEFIKKMEENGCTPNLITFNIIVQGLLKAGEFNDAVVYFDEMDRRGFWLYLSTFSLLLDSYRDSGNDPSIFKIIEKFAQKMGNGSLNTGEGGSYP; from the coding sequence atgaagaaaaggCCTTTCTCAGTCGTCTGTGATGCTCATCTCCGCCGCAAATCAGGGGCAGGAGGTACTGctactctttcatttctttctccAACAAACTCCACCCTTATTCAAAACGCACAATCAGCTTCTAGTTCTGCTGCTTCTCATGCCTATAGTACTGGTAGTACAATTAGTAATCATCACCCTAAATCTGACAGTAGTGTTCGTTCCGGGTCTCGGGGATTGAGGAGTAATATCGATAGTATCAGCAATCTTGATGAAGCTCTGGGCTTTTACAAGCAGATGGCTCGGATGAGACCTCTGCCTAGTGTTGCTCATTTCAATAGACTGCTGGGTCGTATTGTTAAGATGAAGCAATATTTGGTGGTTCTTTCTCTTTACAGAGATGAGGCTGAGTTGGGATGCATTCCGCTTGATGAATACGCGCTTAATATTGTGATTAACTGTTATTGCTTCTTGGGTAAAGTGCATTTTGGGTTTTCTATATTTGGTGGCTTCTTCAAGCGAGGTATTTTGCCCAATACGGCCACCTTTAATACTCTGCTTAAAGGACTCTTTTGGGAACACAAAATTCATGAGGCACAAGGAttgttcaagaaaataatatatGAAAAGCTATGCGTACCCAATAAAATTACGTATGGGACTGTGATAGATGGGCTTTCTAAGGCTGGGAACACTAGCATGGCCATTCAAGtccttagattcatggaaaaagGAGGACGGTGCAGGCCTGATACAGTTGCTTACAGCACTATTATCGACGGGTTGTGCAAGGATAAAATGATGGATCAAGCTCTCTCCCTGTTACACGAGATGATTGAGAAAGGAATTGCCCCCGATGTCATCACTTACAATTGTTTGGTCCGGGGCCTGTGCAATTTAAGCAAATGGAAGGACGTTGAAAAGCTCTTGACTGAGATGAAGGCTTATAATATTGTTCCAAATGTTATTACTTTTAGTATTCTTATTGATGCACTATGTAAGGAAGGACAGTTAGAAGGTGCAGAGGAGGTACTGAAAATCATGATTGAGCAAAATCAGAAGCCTGATAATGCTACATATAGCGCGTTGATGGATGGGTACTGTTTACAAGGCCGAATGGATGAAGCAAAGAtagtttttgataaaatggctgCTAGCGGCCTTAATCCTGATGTTCAAAGCCATAGTATATTGATCAATGGTtatatgaagaaaatgaaagtggaAGCAGCCATGAGTCTCTTCCAAGAGATCCGACATAAAGGGTTAACACCGAATGTTGCAACTTATAACACTGTCCTGCAGGGTTTATTTAGTGTGCGGAGGTATCTTACAGCAGTTGAAGCTTTCGACGAGATGCGAGCTGCTGGCATAAAGCCTGATTTTTACACTTACTGTGTGTTGTTAAATGGTTTATGCAAGAACTCACATGTTGAGGAAGCACTTCAATTTTTGCACAAGATGGAAGTTGATGGAGTAGATTGTCATATAACAATGTACAACATCGTCCTTGATGGATTATGCAAATGTGGGAAGCTTGACAGCGCCCGGCATCTTTTCTATGGTCTCTCTTCTAAAGGATTGGATCCTAATGTTTCAACATATAGCACGATGATAAATGGCCTCTTTTCAGAAGGTTTCCTACAGGAAGCCAAAGAGTTTATtaagaaaatggaagaaaatggcTGCACTCCAAATCTAATTACATTTAATATTATTGTTCAAGGACTTCTTAAGGCTGGTGAATTTAATGATGCAGTGGTTTATTTTGATGAAATGGATAGGAGAGGATTCTGGCTGTATTTGTCTACTTTTTCACTTTTACTTGATTCATACAGAGATAGTGGAAATGATCCCTCTATTTTTAAGATAATTGAGAAGTTTGCTCAAAAAATGGGTAATGGAAGTCTAAATACTGGAGAAGGGGGATCTTATCCTTAA
- the LOC113693792 gene encoding uncharacterized protein isoform X2, which translates to MARMRPLPSVAHFNRLLGRIVKMKQYLVVLSLYRDEAELGCIPLDEYALNIVINCYCFLGKVHFGFSIFGGFFKRGILPNTATFNTLLKGLFWEHKIHEAQGLFKKIIYEKLCVPNKITYGTVIDGLSKAGNTSMAIQVLRFMEKGGRCRPDTVAYSTIIDGLCKDKMMDQALSLLHEMIEKGIAPDVITYNCLVRGLCNLSKWKDVEKLLTEMKAYNIVPNVITFSILIDALCKEGQLEGAEEVLKIMIEQNQKPDNATYSALMDGYCLQGRMDEAKIVFDKMAASGLNPDVQSHSILINGYMKKMKVEAAMSLFQEIRHKGLTPNVATYNTVLQGLFSVRRYLTAVEAFDEMRAAGIKPDFYTYCVLLNGLCKNSHVEEALQFLHKMEVDGVDCHITMYNIVLDGLCKCGKLDSARHLFYGLSSKGLDPNVSTYSTMINGLFSEGFLQEAKEFIKKMEENGCTPNLITFNIIVQGLLKAGEFNDAVVYFDEMDRRGFWLYLSTFSLLLDSYRDSGNDPSIFKIIEKFAQKMGNGSLNTGEGGSYP; encoded by the coding sequence ATGGCTCGGATGAGACCTCTGCCTAGTGTTGCTCATTTCAATAGACTGCTGGGTCGTATTGTTAAGATGAAGCAATATTTGGTGGTTCTTTCTCTTTACAGAGATGAGGCTGAGTTGGGATGCATTCCGCTTGATGAATACGCGCTTAATATTGTGATTAACTGTTATTGCTTCTTGGGTAAAGTGCATTTTGGGTTTTCTATATTTGGTGGCTTCTTCAAGCGAGGTATTTTGCCCAATACGGCCACCTTTAATACTCTGCTTAAAGGACTCTTTTGGGAACACAAAATTCATGAGGCACAAGGAttgttcaagaaaataatatatGAAAAGCTATGCGTACCCAATAAAATTACGTATGGGACTGTGATAGATGGGCTTTCTAAGGCTGGGAACACTAGCATGGCCATTCAAGtccttagattcatggaaaaagGAGGACGGTGCAGGCCTGATACAGTTGCTTACAGCACTATTATCGACGGGTTGTGCAAGGATAAAATGATGGATCAAGCTCTCTCCCTGTTACACGAGATGATTGAGAAAGGAATTGCCCCCGATGTCATCACTTACAATTGTTTGGTCCGGGGCCTGTGCAATTTAAGCAAATGGAAGGACGTTGAAAAGCTCTTGACTGAGATGAAGGCTTATAATATTGTTCCAAATGTTATTACTTTTAGTATTCTTATTGATGCACTATGTAAGGAAGGACAGTTAGAAGGTGCAGAGGAGGTACTGAAAATCATGATTGAGCAAAATCAGAAGCCTGATAATGCTACATATAGCGCGTTGATGGATGGGTACTGTTTACAAGGCCGAATGGATGAAGCAAAGAtagtttttgataaaatggctgCTAGCGGCCTTAATCCTGATGTTCAAAGCCATAGTATATTGATCAATGGTtatatgaagaaaatgaaagtggaAGCAGCCATGAGTCTCTTCCAAGAGATCCGACATAAAGGGTTAACACCGAATGTTGCAACTTATAACACTGTCCTGCAGGGTTTATTTAGTGTGCGGAGGTATCTTACAGCAGTTGAAGCTTTCGACGAGATGCGAGCTGCTGGCATAAAGCCTGATTTTTACACTTACTGTGTGTTGTTAAATGGTTTATGCAAGAACTCACATGTTGAGGAAGCACTTCAATTTTTGCACAAGATGGAAGTTGATGGAGTAGATTGTCATATAACAATGTACAACATCGTCCTTGATGGATTATGCAAATGTGGGAAGCTTGACAGCGCCCGGCATCTTTTCTATGGTCTCTCTTCTAAAGGATTGGATCCTAATGTTTCAACATATAGCACGATGATAAATGGCCTCTTTTCAGAAGGTTTCCTACAGGAAGCCAAAGAGTTTATtaagaaaatggaagaaaatggcTGCACTCCAAATCTAATTACATTTAATATTATTGTTCAAGGACTTCTTAAGGCTGGTGAATTTAATGATGCAGTGGTTTATTTTGATGAAATGGATAGGAGAGGATTCTGGCTGTATTTGTCTACTTTTTCACTTTTACTTGATTCATACAGAGATAGTGGAAATGATCCCTCTATTTTTAAGATAATTGAGAAGTTTGCTCAAAAAATGGGTAATGGAAGTCTAAATACTGGAGAAGGGGGATCTTATCCTTAA